In Manis pentadactyla isolate mManPen7 chromosome 3, mManPen7.hap1, whole genome shotgun sequence, a single window of DNA contains:
- the DCLRE1C gene encoding protein artemis isoform X4 yields the protein MSIEVETPTQISLVDEASGKKEEIVVTLLPAGHCPGSVMFLFQGSHGTVLYTGDFRLAKGEAARMELLHSGGRVKDIQSIYLDTTFCDPKFYQIPSRGECLSGILELVRSWITRSPYHVVWLNCKAAYGYEYLFTNLSEEFGVQVHVDKLDMFRNMPDILQHLTTDRSTQIHACRHPKAEEYFQWNKLPCGITSKNRIPLCTISIKPSTMWFGERTRKTNVIVRTGESSYRACFSFHSSYSEIKDFLSYICPVNAYPNVIPIGTTMDKVIEILKPLCRSSQSTEPKYKPLGKLKRVRTTHIDSEEEDDDLFDDLPVPLRHKVPNQRTPHPEVFPTSTVSPNKPEKLRQSTGCFKAESMQTSLWANFIDCEESNSESEEELQIPSSSQGGLVPAPLQQKADVEVPQWEVFFKRNDDITDDNSENFPSSTEAGGSQSPKLFNDSDGESTHISSQNSSQSTHISEQGSQGWDSQSDTVLLSSQERNSGDITSLNKNGYRPRIKENISASQMEQSLLCPKALYSDLKSGDEDVNTVGEPTISSEEHILQEKRLPNLSNNADSQNSSDFEIPSTPEAELPKREHLQYLYKKLATGESIAVDKRKSSLLDT from the exons atGTCAATTGAAGTCGAAACTCCTACCCAGATATCTTTAGTTGATGAAGCATCAGGCAAG aaggAAGAGATTGTTGTGACTCTCTTGCCAGCTGGTCATTGCCCAGGATCGGTTAT GTTTCTTTTTCAGGGCAGTCATGGAACTGTCCTGTACACGGGAGACTTCAGGTTGGCAAAAGGAGAAGCTGCCAGAATGGAGCTCCTGCACTCCGGGGGCAG AGTGAAAGACATCCAGAGTATATACTTAGATACTACTTTCTGTGATCCAAAATTTTATCAAATTCCTAGTCGA GGGGAGTGTCTGAGTGGAATATTAGAGCTGGTGCGGAGCTGGATCACTCGGAGCCCGTACCATGTTGTGTGGCTGAACTGCAAAGCTGCGTATGGATATGAGTATCTGTTCACCAACCTCAGTGAAGAATTCGGAGTCCAG GTTCATGTGGATAAACTAGACATGTTTAGAAACATGCCTGACATTCTTCAGCATCTCACAACAGACCGTAGCACTCAGATCCATGCATGTCGGCACCCAAAG gCAGAGGAGTATTTTCAGTGGAATAAATTACCCTGTGGAATTACTTCCAAAAACAGAATTCCACTCTGCACAATCAGCATTAAGCCATCTACTATGTGGTTTGGAGAAAGaaccagaaaaacaaatgtaATTGTGAG GACTGGAGAGAGTTCATACAGAGCGTGCTTTTCTTTTCACTCCTCCTACAGTGAG ATTAAAGATTTTTTGAGCTACATCTGCCCTGTGAATGCATATCCAAATGTTATTCCAATAGGCACAACTATGGATAAAGTTATAGAAAT CCTAAAGCCTTTATGCCGATCTTCCCAAAGTACGGAGCCAAAGTATAAGCCACTTGGCAAATTGAAGAGAGTTAGAACAACCCACATAGACTCAG AGGAGGAAGATGATGATCTCTTTGATGATCTGCCAGTACCTTTAAGGCACAAGGTTCCAAACCAGCGAACTCCTCACCCTGAGGTATTTCCAACTAGTACAGTATCACCAAACAAGCCTGAAAAACTGAGACAAAGCACAGGATGCTTCAAAGCAGAGAGTATGCAAACCTCACTTTGGGCCAACTTTATAGACTGTGAAGAATCCAACAGTGAAAGTGAAGAAGAATTACAAATCCCATCCTCATCTCAAGGAGGCCTGGTTCCTGCTCCACTTCAGCAAAAGGCTGATGTGGAAGTACCACAGTGGGAAGTGTTCTTTAAAAGAAACGATGATATCACAGATGACAATTCAGAAAACTTCCCTTCTTCCACAGAGGCAGGAGGCTCTCAATCACCAAAGCTTTTCAATGATTCTGATGGGGAATCAACTCACATCTCTTCCCAGAACTCTTCGCAGTCAACACACATATCAGAACAAGGAAGTCAAGGCTGGGACAGCCAATCTGACACTGTTTTGTTATCTTCCCAGGAGAGAAACAGTGGGGATATTACCTCCTTGAACAAAAATGGCTATAGACCAAGAATTAAAGAGAATATTTCTGCCTCTCAGATGGAACAAAGTTTACTTTGTCCAAAGGCTCTTTACTCTGATTTGAAAAGCGGAGATGAAGATGTAAATACAGTTGGAGAACCAACTATAAGCAGTGAGGAACACatacttcaggaaaaaaggtTGCCGAATCTTAGTAACAATGCAGATTCACAGAATTCCTCTGATTTTGAAATTCCCTCTACTCCAGAAGCTGAGCTACCTAAACGAGAGCATTTACAATACTTATACAAGAAACTGGCAACAGGTGAGAGTATAGCAGTTGATAAAAGAAAAAGCTCACTCTTAGATACTTAA